A genomic stretch from Dama dama isolate Ldn47 chromosome 10, ASM3311817v1, whole genome shotgun sequence includes:
- the LOC133063950 gene encoding olfactory receptor 1F1-like has protein sequence MAISTNLPQIQPIRGANQSRVSEFLLLGLSRQPQQQQLLFLLFLTMYLATVLGNLLILLAISVDSRLHVPMYFFLCNLSFVDTCFSSTTVPKVLANHVLGSQTISFSGCLTQMYFLFEFADMDNFLLAVMAYDRFVAVCHPLHYSAKMTHQLCALLVTGSWVTASLNALLHTLLMARLSFCADNAIPHFFCDVTPLLKLSCSDTHLNEVMILTEGALIMITPFVCILASYVLITCAVLRVPSTKGRWKAFSTCGSHLAVVSLFYGTIIAVYFNPSSSHSSEKDTAATVMYTVVTPMLNPFIYSLRNRDLKGALQKVIGRKACSS, from the coding sequence ATTCAGCCTATAAGAGGGGCAAACCAGTCGCGAGTCTCTGAgttcctcctcctggggctctccaggcagccccagcagcagcagctcctcttcctgctcttcctcaCCATGTACCTGGCCACGGTCCTGGGAAACCTGCTCATCCTCCTGGCCATCAGCGTGGACTCCCGTCTCCACgtccccatgtacttcttcctctgcaACCTGTCCTTCGTGGACACCTGCTTCTCCTCCACTACTGTCCCCAAGGTGCTGGCCAACCACGTACTCGGGAGCCAGACCATctccttctctggctgcctcacGCAGATGTATTTTCTCTTTGAGTTTGCTGACATGGACAATTTCCTCCTggctgtgatggcctatgaccgctttgTGGCTGTATGCCATCCCTTACACTATTCAGCAAAGATGACCCACCAGCTCTGTGCCCTGCTGGTCACTGGATCATGGGTCACTGCCAGCTTGAATGCCCTGTTGCACACCCTGCTGATGGCTCGACTCTCCTTCTGTGCAGACAATGCCATCCCCCACTTCTTCTGTGATGTGACTCCCCTCCTCAAACTCTCCTGCTCTGACACACACCTCAATGAGGTGATGATTCTGACTGAGGGTGCCCTGATCATGATCACCCCGTTCGTTTGCATCCTGGCTTCATATGTCCTTATCACCTGTGCTGTCCTGAGAGTCCCATCCACAAAGGGGAGATggaaagccttctccacctgtggctcccacCTGGCTGTGGTTTCCCTCTTCTATGGCACCATCATTGCTGTGTATTTCAACCCTTCATCCTCACATTCTTCTGAGAAGGACACTGCAGCTACTGTGATGTACACAGTGGTGACCCCCATGCTGAATCCTttcatctacagcctgaggaacagGGACTTGAAAGGGGCCTTGCAAAAAGTGATTGGCAGGAAAGCATGCTCTTCTTGA
- the LOC133063384 gene encoding olfactory receptor 1361-like isoform X2, whose protein sequence is MFSDVSGPMGEANQSRVSEFLLLGLSRQPQQQQLLFLLFLTMYLATVLGNLLILLAISVDSRLHVPMYFFLCNLSFVDTCFSSTTVPKVLANHVLGSQTISFSGCLTQMYFVFMFMDIDNFLLAVMAYDRFVAVCHPLHYSAKMTPQLCALLVTGSWVTASLDMLLHTLLMARLSFCADNAIPHFFCDVTPLLKLSCSDTHLNELMILIEAGPIMIAPFICILVSYVLITCAVLRVPSAKGRWKAFSTCGSHLAVVFLFYSTIIFLYFNPLSSHAAETDVAAAVMFSVVTPMLNPFIYSLRNQDIKKALGKVVAIKFFSV, encoded by the exons ATGTTCAGCGATGTA TCCGGCCCCATGGGAGAGGCGAACCAGTCGAGAGTCTCTGAgttcctcctcctggggctctccaggcagccccagcagcagcagctcctcttcctgctcttcctcaCCATGTACCTGGCCACGGTCCTGGGAAACCTGCTCATCCTCCTGGCCATCAGCGTGGACTCCCGCCTCCACgtccccatgtacttcttcctctgcaACCTGTCCTTCGTGGACACCTGCTTCTCCTCCACCACTGTCCCCAAGGTGCTGGCCAACCACGTACTCGGGAGCCAGACCATCTCTTTCTCTGGGTGTCTCACGCAGATGTACTTTGTTTTCATGTTCATGGACATAGACAATTTCCTCCTggctgtgatggcctatgaccgatTTGTGGCTGTATGCCACCCCTTACACTACTCAGCGAAGATGACCCCCCAGCTCTGTGCCCTGCTGGTCACTGGATCATGGGTCACTGCCAGTCTGGATATGCTCTTGCACACCCTGCTGATGGCTCGACTCTCCTTTTGTGCAGACAATGCCATCCCCCACTTCTTCTGTGATGTGACTCCTCTCCTCAAACTCTCCTGCTCTGACACACACCTCAATGAGCTGATGATTCTAATTGAAGCAGGGCCAATAATGATCGCTCCATTTATTTGCATCCTGGTATCATATGTCCTTATCACCTGTGCTGTCCTGAGAGTCCCATCCGCAAAGGGGAGATggaaagccttctccacctgtggctcccacCTGGCTGTGGTATTCCTCTTCTATAGCACCATCATATTTCTGTATTTCAACCCTTTGTCCTCCCACGCAGCTGAGACAGATGTAGCAGCTGCTGTGATGTTCTCTGTGGTGACgcccatgctgaaccccttcatctacagcCTGAGAAACCAGGACATAAAAAAGGCTCTTGGAAAAGTGGttgctattaaatttttttctgtttag
- the LOC133063384 gene encoding olfactory receptor 1361-like isoform X1, with product MSLAFPVRMWVTRCSGFLSPAARARNCRKSTPEFQSGCPFKRRGGLGSQHRKNQCTLLRSGPMGEANQSRVSEFLLLGLSRQPQQQQLLFLLFLTMYLATVLGNLLILLAISVDSRLHVPMYFFLCNLSFVDTCFSSTTVPKVLANHVLGSQTISFSGCLTQMYFVFMFMDIDNFLLAVMAYDRFVAVCHPLHYSAKMTPQLCALLVTGSWVTASLDMLLHTLLMARLSFCADNAIPHFFCDVTPLLKLSCSDTHLNELMILIEAGPIMIAPFICILVSYVLITCAVLRVPSAKGRWKAFSTCGSHLAVVFLFYSTIIFLYFNPLSSHAAETDVAAAVMFSVVTPMLNPFIYSLRNQDIKKALGKVVAIKFFSV from the exons ATGTCTCTGGCGTTCCCGGTTAGGATGTGGGTCACGAGGTGTTCAGGATTCCTGTCTCCTGCTGCCAGAGCCCGAAACTGTAGGAAGTCAACGCCTGAGTTCCAATCTGGATGTCCTTTCAAAAGGCGAGGTGGACTGGGAAGCCAGCATCGCAAAAACCAGTGTACCCTATTGAGG TCCGGCCCCATGGGAGAGGCGAACCAGTCGAGAGTCTCTGAgttcctcctcctggggctctccaggcagccccagcagcagcagctcctcttcctgctcttcctcaCCATGTACCTGGCCACGGTCCTGGGAAACCTGCTCATCCTCCTGGCCATCAGCGTGGACTCCCGCCTCCACgtccccatgtacttcttcctctgcaACCTGTCCTTCGTGGACACCTGCTTCTCCTCCACCACTGTCCCCAAGGTGCTGGCCAACCACGTACTCGGGAGCCAGACCATCTCTTTCTCTGGGTGTCTCACGCAGATGTACTTTGTTTTCATGTTCATGGACATAGACAATTTCCTCCTggctgtgatggcctatgaccgatTTGTGGCTGTATGCCACCCCTTACACTACTCAGCGAAGATGACCCCCCAGCTCTGTGCCCTGCTGGTCACTGGATCATGGGTCACTGCCAGTCTGGATATGCTCTTGCACACCCTGCTGATGGCTCGACTCTCCTTTTGTGCAGACAATGCCATCCCCCACTTCTTCTGTGATGTGACTCCTCTCCTCAAACTCTCCTGCTCTGACACACACCTCAATGAGCTGATGATTCTAATTGAAGCAGGGCCAATAATGATCGCTCCATTTATTTGCATCCTGGTATCATATGTCCTTATCACCTGTGCTGTCCTGAGAGTCCCATCCGCAAAGGGGAGATggaaagccttctccacctgtggctcccacCTGGCTGTGGTATTCCTCTTCTATAGCACCATCATATTTCTGTATTTCAACCCTTTGTCCTCCCACGCAGCTGAGACAGATGTAGCAGCTGCTGTGATGTTCTCTGTGGTGACgcccatgctgaaccccttcatctacagcCTGAGAAACCAGGACATAAAAAAGGCTCTTGGAAAAGTGGttgctattaaatttttttctgtttag
- the LOC133063384 gene encoding olfactory receptor 1361-like isoform X3 encodes MGEANQSRVSEFLLLGLSRQPQQQQLLFLLFLTMYLATVLGNLLILLAISVDSRLHVPMYFFLCNLSFVDTCFSSTTVPKVLANHVLGSQTISFSGCLTQMYFVFMFMDIDNFLLAVMAYDRFVAVCHPLHYSAKMTPQLCALLVTGSWVTASLDMLLHTLLMARLSFCADNAIPHFFCDVTPLLKLSCSDTHLNELMILIEAGPIMIAPFICILVSYVLITCAVLRVPSAKGRWKAFSTCGSHLAVVFLFYSTIIFLYFNPLSSHAAETDVAAAVMFSVVTPMLNPFIYSLRNQDIKKALGKVVAIKFFSV; translated from the coding sequence ATGGGAGAGGCGAACCAGTCGAGAGTCTCTGAgttcctcctcctggggctctccaggcagccccagcagcagcagctcctcttcctgctcttcctcaCCATGTACCTGGCCACGGTCCTGGGAAACCTGCTCATCCTCCTGGCCATCAGCGTGGACTCCCGCCTCCACgtccccatgtacttcttcctctgcaACCTGTCCTTCGTGGACACCTGCTTCTCCTCCACCACTGTCCCCAAGGTGCTGGCCAACCACGTACTCGGGAGCCAGACCATCTCTTTCTCTGGGTGTCTCACGCAGATGTACTTTGTTTTCATGTTCATGGACATAGACAATTTCCTCCTggctgtgatggcctatgaccgatTTGTGGCTGTATGCCACCCCTTACACTACTCAGCGAAGATGACCCCCCAGCTCTGTGCCCTGCTGGTCACTGGATCATGGGTCACTGCCAGTCTGGATATGCTCTTGCACACCCTGCTGATGGCTCGACTCTCCTTTTGTGCAGACAATGCCATCCCCCACTTCTTCTGTGATGTGACTCCTCTCCTCAAACTCTCCTGCTCTGACACACACCTCAATGAGCTGATGATTCTAATTGAAGCAGGGCCAATAATGATCGCTCCATTTATTTGCATCCTGGTATCATATGTCCTTATCACCTGTGCTGTCCTGAGAGTCCCATCCGCAAAGGGGAGATggaaagccttctccacctgtggctcccacCTGGCTGTGGTATTCCTCTTCTATAGCACCATCATATTTCTGTATTTCAACCCTTTGTCCTCCCACGCAGCTGAGACAGATGTAGCAGCTGCTGTGATGTTCTCTGTGGTGACgcccatgctgaaccccttcatctacagcCTGAGAAACCAGGACATAAAAAAGGCTCTTGGAAAAGTGGttgctattaaatttttttctgtttag